A genomic segment from Asterias amurensis chromosome 6, ASM3211899v1 encodes:
- the LOC139938039 gene encoding uncharacterized protein, with product MTSLRLAVFVTFVGATLWSGEHVKARVCYYGQEVDDRGHLRWLMPCKDYARRCSCTQIRPGGVSLAGRHSHLDEDGGQEFTDKPLFTRDQQSIHQYFNCPDFLAATSAEPTTKEGTPTPKEATTPTPKLAAQPMAVL from the exons ATGACTAGCTTGCGATTGGCGGTCTTCGTCACTTTTGTTGGtg CAACTCTCTGGAGCGGTGAGCATGTCAAAGCCAGGGTTTGCTACTACGGGCAAGAGGTAGACGACCGTGGCCATCTCCGCTGGTTGATGCCTTGCAAAGACTACGCTAGACGATGCAGCTGCACCCAAATCAGACCAGGAGGTGTGAGCCTAGCTGGACGGCATAGTCACCTCGATGAGGACGGTGGTCAAGAGTTCACGGACAAGCCGCTGTTCACGCGGGACCAGCAGAGCATTCATCAGTATTTCAACTGCCCAG ATTTTCTGGCCGCTACATCAGCTGAGCCTACCACAAAAGAAGGGACACCTACCCCGAAAGAAGCAACTACACCTACCCCAAAATTAGCAGCTCAGCCGATGGCAGTGCTGTAG